The genomic window CACGAGCTGACGACAGCCGTGCAGCACCTGTCTCCAAGTTCCCGAAGGCACCAAAGTATCTCTACTAAGTTCTCAGGATGTCAAGGCCAGGTAAGGTTTTTCGCGTTGCATCGAATTAAACCACATGTTCCACCGCTTGTGCGGGTCCCCGTCAATTCCTTTGAGTTTCATACTTGCGTACGTACTACTCAGGCGGAGTACTTAACGCGTTAGCTTCGTCACTACAGGGGTCGATTCCCATAACAACTAGTACTCATCGTTTACGGCGTGGACTACAGGGGTATCTAATCCCTTTCGCTACCCACGCTTTCGTCTCTCAGCGTCAGAAATGTCCCAGTAAGCCGCCTTCGCCGCTGGTGTTCCTTCCAATATCTACGCATTTCACCGCTACACTGGAAATTCCACTTACTTCTAACATTCTCTAGTTTAATAGTTTCCGAAGCGGGGATGGAGTTAAGCTCCATTCTTTCACTTCAGACTTATCAAACCGCCTACAGACGCTTTACGCCCAATAAATCCGGACAACGCTTGCACCCTCTGTATTACCGCGGCTGCTGGCACAGAGTTAGCCGGTGCTTCCTTTGGTGGTACCGTCATTTCTTTCGTCCCACCTGACAGCGGTTTACACTCCACAGAGCGTCTTCCCGCACACGGTATTGCTGCGTCAGACTTTCGTCCATTGCGCAAGATTCCCCACTGCTGCCTCCCGTAGGAGTCTGGGCCGTATCTCAGTCCCAGTGTGGCTGATCATCCTCTCAGACCAGCTATTGATCGTAGTCTTGGTGAGCCTTTACCTCACCAACAAACTAATCAAACGCAGGCTCCTCCTTTAGTGATAAATCTTTCAACTTTCGTCATATGGGGTATTAGCCAAGATTTCTCTTGGTTGTCCCCCGCTAAAGGGCAGATTCCTACGTGTTACTCACCCGTCCGCCACTCGTGTATCTCCGAAGAGACCTTACCGTTCGACTTGCATGTATAAGGCATACCGTCAGCGTTAGTCCTGAGCTAGGATCAAACTCTCCATGACATTGCATTTTAGTTTATAGAAATCACAAAGTGATCTCTATTATAATTGTCCTAACTTGCCACCTAATATTCTGGAACACACCTTTGAGACTTACCGTTAGAACGATAAGTGTCGAATGTTCAGATTATCAGATTGGCCTACTCAAATTTAAATTGAACAGGAAATAATTCATAATTCCGTAATATTATTCAGTTTTCAGTCTACTGCCTCTTGTTTATCTTTCAAACTCGAGAATTCAAATACTAGCAAATCCCCAGTATCTATGTGTTAAATATTTGTAAACTTAAGGATTTACTTGGGATTTAATGAATCGTTGAATAAACCTCTCCTTGTTAGGTAAATCAATGAATTCCAAGCTCCAAACAGGCTTAATAGCACAAATAGTGTTAAAACCATGTCAAAAGCTGCTAAAAGACTAATTAGTAAACCCTGTTCACCGATATTAAATCTTGAAATTGGCATTCTCATATGATTTTTTTTAATAGTCGCGACTGGTAATTCCAATTTCTGATTAACAAAATCGATAAATAAAAATGCCAAGATCGCAAGCGGACATATAAACCAACTGGGTACAGGTTTTGCAAGCATCAAAACCAACTGCAGATTCATTGGCATCATAAATAAGGTATCAGCGTCAAAAAATAAATTAATCAGTTGATTCAATGGTGCAAAGCTAATATAAAACTCTGTAACATGCTCATTAAAAAATCCCCAAGCCAAAGCAAAGATATACAAAAAAAGTTTGAGTCTGTCACTGACTTGGTTTAACCAAAACTCTAAGCCAGAAAAATCTTGACGATAACGAGCAAGTTGCTCGGACATAATTGCAAAAACAAAAGATGCTTGCACGGAGATTGCAGCAATAAGCAAATCCATATATTCACCCTTCGCAAAAAAATAAACTGCCAAGATTCCAAGTGAATAAGAAAAATAACAAAGATGATTTGGTTTAATGAATTGAAAATCTGCAATTAATTGCACTAATCTATTGGCACAAGGAGCGACCAAAACACTTGTCCACCATCCATCGTTTGTTTTGATGGTTGCTCTTAATTTTTGAATCTCAGAAAGGTTTTGAAGCAAGGTAACTTCATTTTAACAGTTGTTTAGCTAAACAGATTTTGTTTTTGGTTGCACTAGAATTTCGTCAACAACATCACTCAGATAGACAGCAAGTTCGTGAGCAGACATAAAACGCTCGAGCATTAATTTAAAACCACTACTTTTAATTCGCTCGATTGCAGGTTTTAATCTGACCATTTCCTTGAGCAAATCTTCCTTCGTTGCAAGGTCGATATCATTACTCACTCTTGATTTATCTCGAACATCCAAAAGTCTTTGAAAAGCATCATCAGGAATATTTTTTTTGAGGGCTTCGTGAGCAGCTAAAGCATTAATCTCTCGAGCTTTGCTGCTTAAATAAGTCGGCATCTCGTCAGCGATATCCATAGACCTTAATACTGCTATTAACGCCATACATAAATTCTCTAAAGCTGGATCTCTTGCCATAATAGTCATATTCCACAAGAGAAGATCTTCAAAACATGAGATTGCTCTTATCTAGATAGAGAATTGCTCATGCTTCTATGGTATAAAAAGCTTGTGAAGGAATTTAGAGTAAAAGTACCAGCCAGTACATCCAATCTTGGACCTGGTTTTGACGTCATCGGTCTTGCATTAAATTTATATAACCAGTATCAATTTAAAGTACTAGACAAAAAGAACAGTGAACTTGTGTACAGTTCCAACATAACTGAATCTGAAATTCCATACTCTAAAGACAATTTGGTTTATCGTGCTTTTGATTATGTTTTCAAAAAAGAACAGCAAGAAACACCTTCAATACAAATACATTTTGAAGCGGATATTCCAACAACAGGCGGATTTGGATCTAGCAGTACTGCAATTATCGCTGGCTTAATGGCAGCAAATGAAATACTCGGCAATCCCTATGACCAAAAGAAATTACTCAAAATTGGTACCCAGCTAGATGGGCATCCTGACAACATTACACCAGCTATAGTTGGAGGTTTGGTAGTTTGTATTTATGCAGATAGTCAACATCGTTTTGTGAAATTAGACTGGGATCAAAGTTTATTTTTTGTAGCAGTCACTCCTGATTTTAAAGTTCCAACTGCAAGTGCTAGATCAATTTTACCAAGCCATGTTGAGTTCCAAGATGCAATCTTCAATATTGGCTATAGTAGTCTTTTGGTTGCTGCACTAGCCACTAAAAACACAGAAGTGTTAAAACAATGCTTTAAAGATAGACTACATCAACACTATAGGGCGCAACTAGTACCTGGTATGCAATGTGTTTTGGATTCGGGCGTGGAAGCTGGTGCTATTGGAACAATGCTCTCTGGAGCCGGTTCTACCCTAATAGCAGTAGTTGATAATCAAAAAACCGCAGAAACAGTAGCTCTTGCAATGCAATCATCTTGGTTACAGAGCAGTGTTAAGTCACAGATTAGATATTTACGTGCAATTGAACAAGGAGCAGTTATTGAGGAAATAGCAAATAGGACATAGAGAATCGTCGGAATTTCTCTATTCTCTCTTCGACTTCCTGCGAAAGTTCCCTTTATCTTTACTAACGGAACTAGTGCGCCGCACCGTTCCGACCTTCTTCGTGTCGACATCACTAGCAAAACGGGGTTTTACAGGATGTTTATTCCCTAATTCCCATTCCCTTATATAATGGATCTGATGCGTAAAATTTTCCTACTCATACTTTTGTTTTGTACTATTGTTCCAGTCAATGCTATTCGCATAAAATCGGAGCCTAGAAAAGAAATTGAATATCCCGAAGTTGCGCCAATCAAACTTTACGATAAAGTTTGGAGAATCATCAAAAGCGACTATGTTGACCAACACTACAATAATCAAGATTGGGAAATTTGGAGACAT from Cyanobacteriota bacterium includes these protein-coding regions:
- the thrB gene encoding homoserine kinase; the encoded protein is MKEFRVKVPASTSNLGPGFDVIGLALNLYNQYQFKVLDKKNSELVYSSNITESEIPYSKDNLVYRAFDYVFKKEQQETPSIQIHFEADIPTTGGFGSSSTAIIAGLMAANEILGNPYDQKKLLKIGTQLDGHPDNITPAIVGGLVVCIYADSQHRFVKLDWDQSLFFVAVTPDFKVPTASARSILPSHVEFQDAIFNIGYSSLLVAALATKNTEVLKQCFKDRLHQHYRAQLVPGMQCVLDSGVEAGAIGTMLSGAGSTLIAVVDNQKTAETVALAMQSSWLQSSVKSQIRYLRAIEQGAVIEEIANRT